One Bacillus amyloliquefaciens DSM 7 = ATCC 23350 DNA window includes the following coding sequences:
- a CDS encoding flagellin, protein MRINHNIAALNTSRQLNAGSNAASKNMEKLSSGLRINRAGDDAAGLAISEKMRSQIRGLDMASKNAQDGISLIQTSEGALNETHSILQRMSELATQAANDTNTDSDRSELQKEMDQLASEVTRISTDTEFNTKKLLDGTAKDLTFQIGANEGQTMSLSINKMDSESLQVGTTYTANTDGSKLVTADGKEATLVTDGSKGPNGYYDTDDKLVYQADSALAADTKVTKGIDISSSAKAASSALTTIKTAIDTVSSERAKLGAVQNRLEHTINNLGTSSENLTSAESRIRDVDMASEMMEYTKNNILTQASQAMLAQANQQPQQVLQLLKG, encoded by the coding sequence ATGAGAATCAACCACAATATCGCGGCTCTTAACACTAGCCGTCAGCTGAATGCAGGTTCAAACGCTGCTTCTAAAAACATGGAAAAATTATCTTCAGGTCTTCGCATCAACCGCGCTGGTGATGACGCTGCGGGTCTTGCGATCTCTGAAAAAATGCGTTCTCAAATCCGCGGTTTAGACATGGCGTCTAAAAACGCTCAAGACGGAATCTCTCTTATCCAAACATCTGAGGGTGCATTGAACGAAACTCACAGCATTCTTCAGCGTATGAGCGAGCTTGCTACACAAGCGGCTAACGATACAAACACAGATTCTGACCGTTCTGAGCTTCAAAAAGAGATGGACCAATTAGCGTCTGAAGTAACAAGAATCTCTACTGACACTGAGTTCAACACGAAAAAACTTCTTGACGGAACTGCAAAAGACCTTACGTTCCAAATCGGAGCTAACGAAGGCCAAACAATGAGCCTGTCTATCAATAAAATGGACTCTGAAAGCCTGCAAGTTGGTACGACTTATACAGCAAATACTGACGGGTCTAAGCTTGTAACTGCAGACGGAAAAGAAGCAACTCTCGTAACTGATGGTTCTAAAGGACCGAATGGCTACTATGACACTGATGATAAACTAGTTTATCAAGCTGACAGCGCATTGGCTGCAGATACAAAAGTAACCAAAGGTATCGACATCTCATCTTCTGCTAAAGCTGCGTCTTCAGCTCTTACAACAATCAAAACAGCTATCGACACAGTATCTAGCGAGCGCGCTAAACTTGGTGCGGTTCAAAACCGTTTAGAGCACACAATCAACAACCTTGGTACTTCTTCTGAGAACCTGACTTCTGCTGAATCACGTATCCGTGACGTAGACATGGCTTCTGAGATGATGGAGTACACGAAAAACAACATTCTTACTCAGGCTTCTCAAGCAATGCTTGCGCAAGCTAACCAACAGCCTCAGCAAGTTCTTCAATTGCTTAAAGGTTAA
- the csrA gene encoding carbon storage regulator CsrA produces the protein MLVLSRKVNESIQIGPDIEIKVIAIEGEQVKLGIEAPQHVDIHRKEIYLSILEENNRAVSFNTDLLLNLSSQKK, from the coding sequence ATGCTAGTTCTCTCAAGAAAAGTGAATGAGTCAATTCAGATCGGACCCGATATTGAAATAAAGGTGATTGCCATCGAAGGAGAGCAAGTGAAGCTGGGAATTGAAGCGCCTCAGCATGTGGATATTCACCGGAAAGAAATATACTTGTCGATCCTGGAAGAGAACAACAGAGCCGTATCTTTTAATACCGATTTATTACTTAATTTATCCTCACAAAAAAAGTGA